In Streptomyces sp. NBC_01408, one DNA window encodes the following:
- a CDS encoding TetR/AcrR family transcriptional regulator, which yields MPPAAAEPLTSERILETTEEVLRRFGPTKATVVDVARALGVSHGSVYRHFPSKSALREAVTDRWLAKSVVMLEEIASAPAASAPSKLEAWLEALFEAKRHKAGDDPELFATYTVLLAENSGVVDAHLTELIAQLARIIAEGVAAGTLAAEDVPGAARAVFDATGRFHDPQYAADWLSPTITTEFEAVTSLVIRGLRA from the coding sequence ATGCCCCCCGCAGCTGCCGAGCCCCTGACCTCCGAACGCATCCTCGAGACCACCGAGGAGGTGCTGCGCCGCTTCGGCCCCACCAAGGCGACCGTGGTGGACGTGGCGCGCGCCCTGGGTGTCAGCCACGGCAGCGTGTACCGCCACTTCCCGTCGAAGTCGGCGCTGCGCGAGGCCGTCACGGACCGCTGGCTCGCCAAGAGCGTGGTCATGCTGGAGGAGATCGCCTCGGCCCCCGCCGCGAGCGCCCCCTCCAAGCTCGAGGCGTGGCTGGAGGCGCTCTTCGAGGCCAAGCGCCACAAGGCGGGGGACGACCCGGAGCTGTTCGCCACCTACACCGTGCTGCTCGCCGAGAACAGCGGCGTGGTGGACGCCCACCTCACCGAGCTGATCGCGCAGCTGGCCCGGATCATCGCCGAGGGCGTCGCGGCGGGCACGCTGGCCGCCGAGGACGTGCCGGGCGCCGCCCGCGCGGTGTTCGACGCCACCGGACGCTTCCACGATCCGCAGTACGCGGCCGACTGGCTCTCGCCCACGATCACCACGGAGTTCGAGGCGGTCACCTCCCTCGTCATCCGGGGCCTGCGCGCTTGA
- a CDS encoding MFS transporter, whose translation MSDLSHRRRMLVLGICCTSLFIVSLDNTVLNVALPSMRRDLNASVAGMQWTIDAYTLVLASLLMLAGSTADRIGRRKVFIAGLVLFTLGSLLCSLTPNLEWLIVFRMIQAVGGSMLNPVAMSIIANTFTEPAQRARAIGIWGAVAGISMAAGPLIGGVLVDSVGWRSIFWVNLPIGLLALVLTLRYIPESRAARPRRLDPVGQLLVMTLLGTVTYAIIEGPAEGWGSPVITGCILVAVASLVALLLYEPRRADPLIDPRFFRSAPFSGATVIAVSAFAGLSGVLFLNTLYLQDVRGLSALDAGLYLLPMAVPTFLSAPLAGRLVGSRGPRLPLLIAGVTMAVSGLLFAVFSAETSTPLLFVGYVLFGIGFGMVNAPITNTAVSGMPRSQAGVAAAIASTSRQTGGALGVAIAGAVLSAGLAGGAEFTAAARPAWWFITLCGLVVLVVGVASSGRWAMATAERTARTLETKTDPDPDRAPSR comes from the coding sequence ATGTCCGACTTGAGTCACCGGCGGCGCATGCTCGTGCTGGGGATCTGCTGCACGAGCCTGTTCATCGTCAGCCTCGACAACACCGTCCTGAACGTCGCGCTCCCCTCCATGCGCCGGGACCTGAACGCCTCGGTCGCCGGGATGCAGTGGACGATCGACGCGTACACGCTGGTCCTCGCCTCCCTGCTGATGCTGGCGGGGTCCACGGCCGACCGGATCGGGCGCCGGAAGGTCTTCATCGCGGGCCTGGTCCTCTTCACGCTCGGCTCGCTGCTGTGCTCACTGACGCCGAATCTGGAGTGGCTGATCGTCTTCCGGATGATCCAGGCCGTCGGCGGCTCGATGCTCAACCCGGTCGCCATGTCGATCATCGCCAACACCTTCACGGAGCCCGCGCAGCGCGCCCGCGCCATCGGGATCTGGGGGGCGGTGGCGGGCATCTCCATGGCCGCCGGCCCGCTGATCGGCGGGGTGCTGGTGGACTCCGTGGGCTGGCGGTCCATCTTCTGGGTGAACCTTCCGATCGGACTCCTCGCCCTCGTCCTGACCCTGCGCTACATCCCGGAGTCTCGGGCCGCCCGGCCGCGCCGCCTGGATCCCGTCGGCCAGCTGCTGGTCATGACCCTGCTCGGTACGGTGACGTACGCGATCATCGAGGGCCCCGCCGAGGGCTGGGGCTCCCCGGTGATCACCGGCTGCATCCTGGTGGCCGTCGCCTCGCTGGTGGCGCTGCTGCTGTACGAGCCCCGGCGGGCGGATCCGCTGATCGATCCGCGGTTCTTCCGCAGCGCCCCCTTCAGCGGGGCGACGGTGATCGCGGTGAGCGCCTTCGCAGGGCTGTCGGGCGTGCTCTTCCTCAACACCCTGTACCTCCAGGACGTACGGGGGCTCAGCGCTCTGGACGCCGGGCTCTACCTGCTGCCGATGGCGGTCCCGACCTTCCTGAGCGCGCCGCTGGCGGGGCGGCTGGTCGGCTCCCGGGGGCCCCGGCTGCCCCTGCTGATCGCGGGCGTGACGATGGCGGTGAGCGGGCTGCTCTTCGCGGTCTTCTCGGCCGAGACCTCCACACCCCTCCTCTTCGTCGGATACGTGCTGTTCGGGATCGGCTTCGGCATGGTGAACGCGCCCATCACCAATACGGCGGTCTCCGGCATGCCCCGCTCCCAGGCGGGCGTCGCGGCCGCGATCGCCTCCACCAGCCGGCAGACCGGCGGCGCGCTGGGCGTCGCGATCGCCGGCGCGGTCCTGTCGGCCGGGCTGGCGGGCGGCGCGGAGTTCACCGCGGCGGCCCGCCCGGCCTGGTGGTTCATCACGCTCTGCGGGCTGGTCGTCCTGGTGGTGGGGGTGGCGAGCAGCGGCCGCTGGGCGATGGCGACGGCCGAGCGGACGGCTCGGACCCTGGAGACGAAGACGGACCCGGACCCCGACCGAGCTCCCTCACGCTGA
- a CDS encoding metal ABC transporter permease produces the protein MDLLDYPFMVRALIAAGLVGITAPAIGTYLVQRRQAVMGDGLGHVAMTGVALGFLLNTSPVWMATLVASVGAIGMELIRSRGRTSGDVALAMLFYGGLAGGVMIINMAPGGSTTNLLSAMFGSITTVATEDVTAMAILAAFVLAVTLGLRRQLFAVCQDEEFARVTGLPVRLLNLLIAVTAAVTVTVAMRIVGLLLVSAMMVIPVAAAQRVTRGFTATLSLAMAIALLVSLTGTATTYYIDAPSGATIVLLAIAVFMIMTALSAPLARRRAKAASAAEEVCTRDDVKV, from the coding sequence ATGGACCTCCTCGACTACCCCTTCATGGTGCGCGCGCTGATCGCCGCCGGTCTGGTGGGCATCACCGCACCCGCGATCGGCACGTACCTCGTCCAGCGCCGCCAGGCGGTCATGGGCGACGGCCTCGGCCACGTGGCCATGACCGGTGTCGCGCTCGGCTTCCTGCTCAACACGAGCCCGGTGTGGATGGCCACCCTGGTCGCGTCCGTCGGCGCCATCGGCATGGAGCTCATCCGCTCTCGGGGCCGGACCAGCGGCGACGTCGCGCTCGCCATGCTCTTCTACGGCGGCCTGGCCGGCGGAGTCATGATCATCAACATGGCTCCGGGCGGCTCCACGACCAACCTGCTCAGCGCCATGTTCGGATCGATCACCACGGTCGCGACCGAGGACGTCACCGCGATGGCGATCCTCGCCGCCTTCGTCCTCGCCGTCACCCTCGGCCTGCGCAGGCAGCTCTTCGCCGTCTGCCAGGACGAGGAGTTCGCCCGGGTCACCGGCCTGCCGGTGCGCCTGCTCAACCTGCTGATCGCGGTCACGGCCGCCGTCACCGTCACCGTCGCCATGCGCATCGTGGGCCTGCTGCTGGTCAGCGCCATGATGGTGATCCCGGTCGCGGCCGCCCAGCGGGTCACCCGCGGGTTCACGGCGACGTTGTCCCTGGCCATGGCCATCGCGCTGCTGGTCTCCCTGACCGGCACGGCCACCACGTACTACATCGACGCCCCCTCCGGCGCGACCATCGTGCTGCTCGCCATCGCCGTCTTCATGATCATGACGGCCCTGTCGGCACCGCTGGCCCGGCGCCGCGCCAAGGCCGCGAGTGCGGCCGAAGAGGTCTGCACGCGAGACGATGTGAAGGTCTAG
- the recO gene encoding DNA repair protein RecO → MSLFRDDGIVLRTQKLGEADRIITLLTRGHGRVRAVARGVRRTKSKFGAGLEPFSHADVQFFARGSELIGRSLPLCTQTEIIAPYGNGIVTDYARYTAGTAMLETAERFAENEGEPAVQQYLLLVGALRTLSRGEHEPHLILDAFLLRSLAVNGYAPSFDDCAKCGIHGPNRHFSVAAGGVICGDCRVPGSVVPSSEAIALLSALLTGDWGHADACEARHVREGSGLVSAYLHWHLERGLRSLRYVEK, encoded by the coding sequence ATGAGTCTGTTCCGCGACGACGGCATCGTGCTGCGCACCCAGAAGCTGGGTGAGGCGGACCGCATCATCACGCTGCTGACCCGCGGCCACGGCCGGGTCCGGGCCGTCGCCCGCGGGGTCCGGCGAACCAAGTCCAAGTTCGGGGCCGGGCTGGAACCTTTCTCCCATGCCGACGTGCAGTTCTTCGCACGCGGCAGCGAGCTCATCGGCCGCAGCCTCCCGCTCTGCACCCAGACCGAGATCATCGCCCCGTACGGCAACGGCATCGTCACCGACTACGCCCGCTACACCGCCGGCACCGCCATGCTGGAGACCGCCGAGCGGTTCGCCGAGAACGAGGGCGAACCCGCCGTACAGCAGTACCTGCTCCTCGTAGGGGCGCTGCGGACGCTCTCCCGCGGCGAACACGAACCGCACCTCATCCTCGACGCCTTCCTGCTGCGCTCCCTCGCCGTCAACGGCTACGCGCCCAGCTTCGACGACTGCGCGAAGTGCGGGATCCACGGCCCCAACCGGCACTTCTCCGTCGCCGCGGGCGGGGTCATATGCGGGGACTGCCGGGTACCCGGCAGCGTCGTACCCTCGTCGGAGGCCATCGCCCTGCTCAGCGCGCTGCTGACGGGTGACTGGGGCCATGCCGACGCGTGCGAGGCGCGTCACGTGCGGGAGGGCAGCGGGCTGGTCTCCGCCTATTTGCACTGGCATCTGGAGCGCGGGCTACGCTCCCTTCGATACGTCGAGAAATAG
- a CDS encoding aldo/keto reductase, which produces MAKNENVNSTGTHRGTATHRGTTAYRTLGATGPSVFPLGLGCMGMSALYGEADRAESLATIHAALDAGVTLLDTGDFYGMGHNELLINEALRTAPAAAREKALTSVKFGALRTVEGGFTGYDGRPEAVKNFLAYSLQRLGRDHIDIYRIARVDPDVPIEETIGAIAEAVEAGHVRHIGLSEVGADTMRRAAAVAPISDLQIEYSLISRGIEEEILPTARELGIGVTAYGVLSRGLISGHFTRDRALAPGDFRGMSPRFQGDNLDRNLDLVAALRKVAEGKGVSVAQTAIAWVLAQGPRHGVDIVPLVGARRRDRLAEALGAMDIELDAADLAAVEEAVPVGAAAGERYPAAQMAHLDSEH; this is translated from the coding sequence ATGGCTAAGAACGAGAACGTCAACAGCACCGGCACCCACCGCGGCACGGCCACCCACCGCGGCACGACCGCCTACCGCACGCTCGGCGCCACGGGGCCGTCCGTCTTCCCGCTCGGCCTCGGCTGCATGGGGATGTCCGCCCTCTACGGGGAGGCGGACCGGGCCGAGTCCCTCGCGACCATCCACGCCGCCCTCGACGCCGGGGTCACCCTGCTCGACACGGGCGACTTCTACGGCATGGGCCACAACGAACTGCTGATCAACGAAGCCCTGCGCACCGCGCCCGCCGCGGCCCGCGAGAAGGCACTGACCAGCGTCAAGTTCGGCGCGCTGCGCACGGTCGAGGGCGGCTTCACCGGCTACGACGGCCGGCCGGAGGCCGTCAAGAACTTCCTGGCCTACTCGCTCCAGCGGCTCGGCCGGGACCACATCGACATCTACCGGATCGCCCGCGTGGACCCGGACGTGCCGATCGAGGAGACGATCGGTGCGATCGCCGAGGCCGTCGAGGCCGGGCACGTCCGGCACATCGGGCTCTCCGAGGTGGGCGCGGACACCATGCGCCGGGCCGCCGCCGTGGCCCCGATCTCGGACCTCCAGATCGAGTACTCGCTGATCTCCCGCGGCATCGAGGAGGAGATCCTGCCGACCGCCCGTGAGCTCGGCATAGGCGTCACGGCGTACGGGGTGCTGTCCCGGGGCCTGATCAGCGGCCACTTCACCCGCGACCGCGCGCTGGCCCCGGGCGACTTCCGCGGTATGAGCCCCCGCTTCCAGGGCGACAACCTCGACCGCAACCTGGACCTGGTGGCCGCCCTGCGCAAGGTCGCGGAGGGCAAGGGCGTGAGCGTGGCGCAGACCGCCATCGCCTGGGTGCTCGCGCAGGGGCCGCGGCACGGCGTCGACATCGTGCCACTGGTGGGCGCCCGCCGCCGCGACCGGCTCGCTGAGGCACTGGGTGCCATGGACATAGAACTGGACGCCGCCGACCTCGCCGCCGTCGAGGAGGCCGTGCCCGTCGGCGCGGCGGCCGGCGAGCGGTACCCCGCCGCGCAGATGGCCCACCTCGACAGCGAGCACTGA
- a CDS encoding Fur family transcriptional regulator, producing MATAPGEMNTAPVRGRSTRQRAAVAAALDEVDEFRSAQELHDMLRHRGDSVGLTTVYRTLQSLADAGEVDVLRTSDGESVYRRCSTEDHHHHLVCRTCGKAVEVEGPAVEKWAESIAAEHGYVNVAHTVEIFGTCADCAAAAG from the coding sequence GTGGCGACTGCGCCTGGCGAGATGAATACCGCGCCAGTACGAGGGCGATCCACCCGGCAGCGGGCAGCCGTGGCGGCGGCGCTGGACGAGGTGGACGAGTTCCGCAGCGCCCAGGAACTGCACGACATGCTCCGGCACCGGGGCGATTCCGTGGGCCTGACCACCGTCTACCGCACCCTCCAGTCGCTCGCCGACGCCGGTGAGGTCGACGTACTGCGCACCAGCGACGGCGAGTCCGTCTACCGCCGCTGCTCCACCGAGGACCACCACCACCACCTGGTCTGCCGCACGTGCGGCAAGGCCGTCGAGGTGGAGGGCCCGGCGGTGGAGAAGTGGGCCGAGTCCATCGCGGCCGAACACGGCTACGTGAACGTGGCCCACACGGTGGAGATCTTCGGCACCTGCGCGGACTGCGCGGCCGCCGCCGGTTAG
- a CDS encoding metal ABC transporter ATP-binding protein, which yields MQSTPRQAADQPVISLRGATASLGSRPVLRGIDLTVHSGEVVALLGANGSGKSTAVRAVVGQVPLTDGSLSLFGTDLKRFRDWSRIGYVPQRTTAASGVPATVREVVSSGRLARARFGLLRKADKAAVERALALVDMETHADASVNALSGGQHQRVLIARALAVEPELLIMDEPMAGVDLANQEVLASALRRQVAAGSAVLLVLHELGPLEPLIDRAVVLRDGCVVHDGPPPEAVGQHALPGHDHVHPHAAHDAEPLRTGLLS from the coding sequence ATGCAGTCCACGCCCCGACAGGCAGCGGACCAGCCCGTCATATCCCTGCGCGGGGCCACGGCCTCGCTCGGCTCGCGCCCCGTGCTGCGCGGGATCGACCTCACCGTCCACTCCGGTGAGGTCGTCGCGCTGCTCGGAGCCAACGGTTCCGGCAAGTCCACCGCCGTCCGTGCCGTCGTCGGCCAGGTCCCGCTGACCGACGGCTCGCTGTCCCTGTTCGGCACCGACCTCAAGCGCTTCCGGGACTGGTCGCGCATCGGATACGTCCCGCAGCGCACGACCGCCGCCAGCGGCGTCCCCGCCACCGTCCGGGAGGTCGTCTCCTCCGGCCGGCTGGCCCGCGCCCGGTTCGGCCTGCTGCGCAAGGCCGACAAGGCGGCCGTCGAACGCGCCCTGGCCCTCGTCGACATGGAGACCCACGCCGACGCCTCGGTCAACGCCCTCTCCGGCGGCCAGCACCAGCGCGTGCTCATCGCCCGGGCGCTCGCCGTCGAGCCCGAGCTGCTGATCATGGACGAGCCGATGGCCGGCGTGGACCTCGCCAACCAGGAGGTCCTCGCGAGCGCCCTGCGCCGGCAGGTCGCCGCGGGCTCCGCCGTCCTGCTCGTCCTGCACGAGCTGGGCCCGCTGGAGCCGCTGATCGACCGGGCCGTCGTCCTGCGCGACGGCTGCGTCGTGCACGACGGCCCGCCCCCGGAGGCCGTCGGCCAGCACGCCCTGCCCGGCCACGACCACGTACACCCCCACGCGGCGCACGACGCCGAGCCCCTCCGGACGGGACTGCTGAGCTGA
- a CDS encoding metal ABC transporter substrate-binding protein, whose translation MNVRRLIPTAALTGAVALGATALTACSGAAATGGTDGKLAVTASFYPMQFLAEQIGKDHVKVDTLTEPGVEPHDLEITPKQTAQLGEADVILYLKSLQPAVDKAVTQSGAKNIVDAATLTTLESHGAAGHDHGHEGEAGHSEEEHAKEEHAKEGEAATDPHIWLDPAKYAEVAQGVGKALEKADPDHAADYKKNTEELVAKLNGLDTEFKDGLKNTATKTFITTHAAFGYLAERYGLDQEGISGVDPESEPSPARMKELQEVARKDNVSTVFFETLASDKTAKTLAADTGLKTDVLDPLEGITDKSQGADYVEVMRSNLKNLQKALGAK comes from the coding sequence ATGAACGTACGACGCCTCATACCCACAGCCGCCCTCACCGGAGCCGTCGCCCTCGGCGCCACGGCCCTCACCGCCTGCTCCGGAGCCGCTGCCACCGGTGGGACCGACGGCAAGCTCGCAGTGACGGCGTCGTTCTATCCGATGCAGTTCCTCGCCGAGCAGATCGGCAAGGACCACGTGAAGGTCGACACCCTGACCGAGCCGGGCGTCGAACCGCACGACCTGGAGATCACCCCGAAGCAGACCGCCCAGCTGGGCGAGGCCGACGTGATCCTCTACCTCAAGAGCCTGCAGCCCGCCGTCGACAAGGCCGTCACCCAGTCCGGCGCGAAGAACATCGTCGACGCCGCCACCCTCACCACGCTGGAGTCCCACGGCGCCGCCGGCCACGACCACGGCCACGAGGGCGAGGCCGGCCACTCCGAGGAGGAGCACGCCAAGGAGGAGCACGCCAAGGAGGGCGAGGCCGCCACCGACCCGCACATCTGGCTCGACCCGGCCAAGTACGCCGAGGTCGCCCAGGGCGTCGGCAAGGCGCTGGAGAAGGCGGACCCCGACCACGCCGCCGACTACAAGAAGAACACCGAAGAGCTGGTCGCCAAGCTGAACGGGCTCGACACCGAGTTCAAGGACGGCCTGAAGAACACGGCCACCAAGACCTTCATCACCACCCACGCCGCCTTCGGCTACCTCGCCGAGCGCTACGGCCTGGACCAGGAGGGCATCTCCGGCGTCGACCCCGAGTCCGAGCCGAGCCCGGCCCGGATGAAGGAGCTCCAGGAGGTCGCCAGGAAGGACAATGTCTCCACCGTGTTCTTCGAGACCCTGGCCAGCGACAAGACGGCCAAGACCCTCGCGGCGGACACCGGACTGAAGACCGACGTCCTCGACCCGCTCGAGGGAATCACCGACAAGTCCCAGGGCGCTGACTACGTCGAGGTCATGCGGTCCAACCTGAAGAACCTCCAGAAGGCGCTCGGAGCCAAGTAA
- a CDS encoding isoprenyl transferase has product MARRGILGRSRREYKVPEPHPSGERPPKIPGDLVPNHVAVVMDGNGRWAKERGLPRTEGHKVGEGVVLDVLKGCLEMGVKNLSLYAFSTENWKRSPDEVRFLMNFNRDVIRRRRDEMNELGIRIRWVGRMPKMWKSVVQELQVAQEQTVDNDAMTLYFCVNYGGRAEIADAAQAIARDVAAGRLDPSKVNEKTFAKYMYYPDMPDVDLFLRPSGEQRTSNYLLWQSAYAEMVFQDVLWPDFDRRNLWAACLEYAQRDRRFGGAVPNQAEGSTG; this is encoded by the coding sequence ATGGCACGACGCGGGATTCTGGGACGCTCTCGCCGCGAGTACAAGGTTCCCGAGCCGCACCCGTCCGGTGAGCGCCCGCCGAAGATCCCCGGCGACCTGGTCCCGAACCACGTCGCCGTGGTCATGGACGGCAACGGCCGCTGGGCCAAGGAGCGCGGCCTGCCGCGCACCGAGGGCCACAAGGTCGGCGAAGGCGTCGTGCTGGACGTGCTCAAGGGCTGCCTGGAGATGGGCGTCAAGAACCTCTCCCTGTACGCCTTCTCGACGGAGAACTGGAAGCGCTCGCCCGACGAGGTGCGCTTCCTGATGAACTTCAACCGCGACGTCATCCGGCGCCGCCGCGACGAGATGAACGAGCTGGGCATCCGCATCCGCTGGGTCGGCCGCATGCCGAAGATGTGGAAGTCGGTCGTCCAGGAGCTCCAGGTCGCGCAGGAGCAGACCGTCGACAACGACGCCATGACCCTGTACTTCTGCGTGAACTACGGCGGCCGCGCGGAGATCGCGGACGCGGCGCAGGCCATCGCCCGCGACGTGGCGGCGGGCCGGCTGGACCCGTCGAAGGTCAACGAGAAGACCTTCGCGAAGTACATGTACTACCCGGACATGCCGGACGTGGACCTCTTCCTGCGCCCGAGCGGCGAGCAGCGCACCTCGAACTACCTGCTCTGGCAGAGCGCGTACGCCGAGATGGTCTTCCAGGACGTGCTGTGGCCGGACTTCGACCGGCGCAACCTCTGGGCGGCCTGCCTGGAGTACGCCCAGCGTGACCGCCGCTTCGGCGGCGCGGTCCCGAACCAGGCCGAGGGCTCCACGGGCTGA
- a CDS encoding YcxB family protein: MDMGGEQAVGEVVRLVYRVTPDDIADALRARDRKTPAGRRRQRGYVGCAAGLLLLAVLTALGREGVRPISFGLVAGAATLGAFALYGPRLQARAFGGMLEKVGEVLTVVDDSGVLATTADTQTRIGWSAQPAYAETDRAFVMLSADKQAVGMTCLPKRGAQDPADIDRLRAVLDRNLKRL; encoded by the coding sequence ATGGACATGGGTGGGGAACAGGCGGTCGGCGAGGTCGTACGGCTCGTCTACCGGGTGACGCCGGACGACATCGCGGACGCGCTCCGGGCACGGGACAGAAAGACACCGGCCGGCCGGCGCAGGCAGCGGGGGTACGTGGGGTGCGCCGCCGGCCTCCTGCTGCTGGCCGTGCTGACGGCCCTGGGCCGCGAGGGCGTGCGGCCGATCTCGTTCGGGCTGGTGGCGGGCGCCGCGACGCTGGGCGCGTTCGCGCTGTACGGTCCCCGGCTCCAGGCGCGGGCCTTCGGCGGGATGCTGGAGAAGGTGGGGGAGGTGCTGACCGTCGTCGACGACAGCGGGGTGCTGGCGACCACCGCCGACACGCAGACGCGGATCGGCTGGAGCGCCCAGCCCGCGTACGCGGAGACGGACAGGGCGTTCGTCATGCTGAGCGCCGACAAGCAGGCGGTGGGCATGACCTGCCTCCCCAAGCGCGGAGCCCAGGACCCGGCCGACATCGATCGGCTTCGAGCGGTCCTGGACCGGAACCTGAAGCGGCTCTGA
- a CDS encoding glycine--tRNA ligase: MAADKIDTIVSLSKRRGFVFPCSDIYGGSRAAWDYGPLGVELKENIKRQWWKAMVTGREDIVGLDSSVILAPEVWVASGHVATFSDPLTECTSCHKRHRADHLEEAYEAKHGRTPANGLADINCPNCGVKGQFTEPKQFSGMLETHLGPSQDTASKAYLRPETAQGIFTNFAHVQTTSRKKPPFGIAQIGKSFRNEITPGNFIFRTREFEQMEMEFFVKPGEDEQWQEYWMAERWNWYRDLGIREENIRWYDHPKEKLSHYSKRTADIEYRFNFGGNEFSELEGVANRTDFDLKAHSAASGQDLVYFDQESKERYTPYVIEPAAGVNRAMLAFMLDAYNEDEAPNAKGVMEKRTVMRLDPRLAPIKVAVLPLSRNPQLSPKAKGLAADLRKFWNIEFDDAGAIGRRYRRQDEIGTPFCVTVDFDTLDDNAVTVRERDTMKQERVSLDQIQSYLGSRLLGC; encoded by the coding sequence GTGGCCGCCGACAAGATCGACACCATCGTCAGCCTGAGCAAGCGCCGTGGCTTCGTTTTCCCGTGCAGTGACATCTACGGCGGCTCCAGGGCTGCCTGGGACTACGGCCCGCTGGGTGTCGAGCTCAAGGAGAACATCAAGCGCCAGTGGTGGAAGGCGATGGTCACCGGGCGTGAGGACATCGTCGGCCTCGACTCGTCCGTGATCCTGGCCCCCGAGGTCTGGGTGGCCTCCGGTCACGTCGCGACCTTCTCGGACCCGCTGACCGAGTGCACGTCCTGTCACAAGCGTCACCGCGCTGACCACCTGGAAGAGGCGTACGAGGCCAAGCACGGCCGTACGCCCGCCAATGGCCTCGCCGACATCAACTGCCCCAACTGCGGTGTGAAGGGCCAGTTCACCGAGCCCAAGCAGTTCTCCGGCATGCTGGAGACCCACCTCGGCCCGAGCCAGGACACCGCCTCCAAGGCGTACCTGCGCCCCGAGACCGCCCAGGGCATCTTCACCAACTTCGCCCACGTGCAGACGACCTCGCGCAAGAAGCCGCCCTTCGGCATCGCGCAGATCGGCAAGTCCTTCCGCAACGAGATCACCCCCGGCAACTTCATCTTCCGCACGCGCGAGTTCGAGCAGATGGAGATGGAGTTCTTCGTCAAGCCGGGCGAGGACGAGCAGTGGCAGGAGTACTGGATGGCCGAGCGGTGGAACTGGTACCGCGACCTCGGCATCCGCGAGGAGAACATCCGCTGGTACGACCACCCGAAGGAGAAGCTGTCCCACTACTCGAAGCGCACCGCCGACATCGAGTACCGCTTCAACTTCGGTGGCAATGAGTTCTCCGAGCTCGAAGGCGTGGCCAACCGCACCGACTTCGACCTCAAGGCCCACTCCGCCGCCTCCGGCCAGGACCTCGTGTACTTCGACCAGGAGTCCAAGGAGCGCTACACCCCGTACGTCATCGAGCCCGCGGCCGGTGTCAACCGCGCCATGCTCGCCTTCATGCTCGACGCGTACAACGAGGACGAGGCCCCCAACGCCAAGGGCGTCATGGAGAAGCGCACCGTGATGCGCCTCGACCCGCGCCTGGCCCCGATCAAGGTCGCCGTCCTGCCGCTGTCCCGCAACCCGCAGCTGTCGCCGAAGGCCAAGGGCCTCGCCGCCGACCTGCGCAAGTTCTGGAACATCGAGTTCGACGACGCGGGCGCCATCGGCCGCCGCTACCGCCGCCAGGACGAGATCGGTACGCCGTTCTGCGTCACCGTCGACTTCGACACCCTGGACGACAACGCGGTGACCGTGCGCGAGCGCGACACCATGAAGCAGGAGCGCGTCTCCCTGGACCAGATCCAGAGCTACCTCGGCAGCCGCCTGCTCGGCTGCTAG